GCTGGCCAACCTGACCGACCCCCGGGGCGGGGACGCGATGGACCGGGTCATCAACGCGATGACGAAGGTGGCGCCGGCCGTCTAGGACAACCACGCCCGGGGTGGGCGACGGCCCCGGGCGCGGACAGAGATCGACCCCCGCTGACGGACGTCACGAGGGACGTGAATAGTGTGATTTTCGCCAAGTAGCACGGGCAGGGGAAGGACGAGCAGGAGAAAAGATGTCGCTCTCGCCTTACGCACCGATCATCGGGCTGTTCGCCCTCGCCGCGGGGTTCTCGCTGTTCTCCGTGGCCGCCGCCCGCTTCGCCGGTCCCCGGCGCTTCAACAAGGCCAAGCTCGAGGCGTACGAGTGCGGCATCGAGCCGAGCCCGCAGCCGGTCGGCGGCGGCCGGTTCCCGATCAAGTTCTACCTGACGGCGATGCTCTTCATCGTCTTCGACATCGAGATCATCTTCCTCTACCCCTGGGCCGTCTCCTTCGACGCCCTGCCGATCTTCGGCTTCGTGGAGATGGTCATGTTCATCGTCGCGGTCTTCGTCGCATACGCCTATGTCTGGCGGCGCGGCGGCCTGGACTGGGACTGAGGGAGGTACGTCAGATGGGCATCGAGGAGAAGCTCCCGGCCGGCGTCCTGCTCACCTCCGTGGAGAA
The Micromonospora sp. R77 DNA segment above includes these coding regions:
- a CDS encoding NADH-quinone oxidoreductase subunit A — encoded protein: MSLSPYAPIIGLFALAAGFSLFSVAAARFAGPRRFNKAKLEAYECGIEPSPQPVGGGRFPIKFYLTAMLFIVFDIEIIFLYPWAVSFDALPIFGFVEMVMFIVAVFVAYAYVWRRGGLDWD